A genomic region of Metopolophium dirhodum isolate CAU chromosome 1, ASM1992520v1, whole genome shotgun sequence contains the following coding sequences:
- the LOC132935795 gene encoding uncharacterized protein LOC132935795 — protein sequence MQNNDGNNASNNNPPILRNEPMNHEQQQPDETRDPNGKVAANNNTGNTTRNTTAYLKYFNVVQPVELSVFSDHKICDESKTTVSTKSPLSSNPVSGTVDAKNGKNFFASKNMNNKKSGQYHSYCQQQWNNKKYPNKYRKNKNNFSASNRGFNEFISANNVLDTPIRNYQPGSTNDSACTEAGLNQNASTNNIFLDNLENSEYDSECESDPGDLEKMSMMTAADFNDDRYARYGIHESEIKDYVRTITYKNCIEYCSQGYIKDKVVLVVRCGIGLLPLLCARDGKAKKVIALEQSACIEYARRIITDNRYSTVITLVQSNVHDLKQLPHRLKKVDVILADCLGDCVLSQGDQMEQVIEARDRFLVSNGLMIPMCVTLYGQLLEQRRVFGNCRIRKSTKKRTYKKCDNCLKLNKSGKSETLSSDTDSSSDSTLCSWWSNVYGFDMRSNTEIVVGCNSESVDCPDSAKDKWFMMDEPLVTFFDPCKVVSNACLIKKFDMNKCTIDEVRHVHSKDLILECTTPYTSANGGDYAHMLELFMVVDFPNGQKIVDDDLQIGFSTSSFSPYTRFRQTGLLLRDQLLVEQGDKFKINEFRMWRGPQQSQKTMLVGEDTINKSTCNRFGPEENLKLRLRYTFINKKTKAINRRCAYTLAKQLF from the exons ATGCAGAATAACGACGGTAATAATGCGAGCAATAATAATCCTCCAATTTTGAGAAATGAGCCGATGAACCATGAACAGCAACAACCCGACGAAACACGTGATCCGAACGGCAAGGTAGCCGCCAACAACAACACCGGAAATACTACTCGTAACACCACTgcgtatttgaaatatttcaacgtGGTCCAACCCGTCGAATTATCTGTGTTTTCCGATCACAAAATTTGCGATGAATCAAAAACGACTGTGTCCACAAAATCGCCTTTGAGTTCAAACCCTGTTTCGGGAACGGTAGACGCCAAAAACGGAAAAAACTTTTTCGCAAGCAAGaatatgaacaataaaaaatcCGGACAGTATCATTCATATTGTCAACAGCAGTGGAACAACAAGAAGTACCCAAACAAATATCGGaagaacaaaaacaatttctcGGCGAGTAACCGCGGATTCAATGAATTTATTTCAGCAAACAATGTCCTCGATACACCTATTAGAAATTACCAGCCCGGTTCTACAAATGACTCTGCTTGTACAGAGGCGGGTTTAAATCAAAATGCTTCaaccaataatattttcctGGACAACCTTGAAAATTCTGAATATGATTCAGAATGTGAATCTGACCCTGGTGATTTAGAGAAAATGAGTATGATGACAGCTGCAGATTTTAATGATGATCGTTATGCTCGCTATGGGATACACGAGTCAGAAATCAAAGACTATGTACGCACTATTACTTACAAAAACTGTATAGAATATTGTTCACAAGGATATATtaag gATAAAGTGGTTTTAGTTGTCCGCTGTGGTATTGGCTTATTACCATTGTTATGTGCTCGGGATGGAAAAGCCAAAAAAGTAATTGCTTTAGAACAGTCAGCTTGTATTGAATATGCTCGTCGCATAATCACAGACAATCGGTATAGTACTGTGATCACCTTAGTTCAAAGCAAT gtTCATGACTTAAAACAGTTGCCACACAGACTCAAGAAGGTAGATGTTATATTAGCTGATTGTTTAGGAGACTGTGTTTTAAGTCAAGGTGATCAAATGGAACAGGTTATTGAAGCTAGAGATCGTTTTCTTGTTTCAAATG GTTTAATGATTCCTATGTGCGTTACTCTATATGGTCAGTTATTAGAACAAAGGCGAGTTTTTGGAAATTGTCGTATACgtaaaagtactaaaaaaagaACATATAAAAAATGTGATAATTGCCTAAAATTAAACAAGTCTGGGAAATCTGAAACACTGTCTAGTGATACTGACAGTTCATCAGATTCAACATTGTGTTCATGGTGGAGTAATGTTTATGGATTTGATATGAGATCAAATACAGAAATTGTAGTTGGTTGTAATTCTGAAAGTGTTGACTGTCCTGACTCAGCCAAAGATAAGTGGTTCATGATGGATGAACCACTAGTTACATTTTTTGATCCGTgcaag gTAGTGTCTAATGCTTGCTTAATAAAGAAGTTTGATATGAATAAATGTACTATAGATGAAGTTCGCCATGTGCATAGTAAAGACTTAATTTTAGAGTGTACTACACCTTATACGAGTGCCAATGGAGGAGACTATGCACATATGTTAGAGCTGTTTATGGTAGTTGATTTTCCTAATGGTCAAAAAATTGTCGAtg aTGATCTACAAATAGGATTTTCCACATCATCTTTTTCACCATATACTAGATTTAGACAGACTGGTTTATTGTTAAGGGACCAGTTGCTTGTTGAACAAGGTgacaagtttaaaattaatgagtTCCGTATGTGGCGTGGTCCTC